A window of Phycobacter azelaicus contains these coding sequences:
- a CDS encoding flavin reductase family protein: protein MPDTTLTPGSDTQRAYRDALGCFATGVTVITTLTDKGPLAFTANSFSSVSMEPPLLMWCPARASLRHDAFAFAQQYAIHVLAEDQLDLAIHFARSGDDFSAAPWTADSHGTPLLDGVLARFDCKAHATHPAGDHTIILGEVQRFATRPGKGLIFKQGLYGGFLEQS from the coding sequence ATGCCAGACACCACCTTGACTCCGGGCTCTGATACACAACGGGCCTATCGCGACGCATTGGGCTGTTTTGCGACCGGAGTCACCGTGATCACCACTTTGACAGACAAAGGGCCGCTGGCCTTTACCGCCAACAGCTTTTCGTCGGTCTCGATGGAGCCGCCCCTGTTGATGTGGTGCCCTGCCCGCGCCTCCCTTCGCCATGACGCCTTTGCTTTCGCACAACAGTACGCAATCCATGTTCTGGCCGAAGATCAACTGGATCTTGCCATTCATTTTGCCCGCAGCGGTGATGATTTCAGCGCGGCCCCTTGGACGGCCGACTCCCATGGCACGCCGCTCCTCGACGGGGTTCTGGCCCGCTTCGACTGCAAGGCCCACGCAACCCACCCGGCCGGAGATCATACTATCATCCTGGGCGAAGTGCAGCGTTTTGCCACCCGCCCCGGCAAAGGTCTTATCTTCAAACAGGGGCTTTACGGCGGGTTCCTGGAACAAAGCTGA
- a CDS encoding 3'-5' exonuclease codes for MLSRLSLRIRIFLFFCLIAAACIGGVWAALWIGYGRAGNPALLDAFVFVGALSLFAILGVCAGIWLLFDENVAKPIERLAAGLRARAHGGVTSDLDQQAARYLGDLAPAASSLVGKLGQANLNSAEAIARETARLEAEKARLTTLLSEVPVATVMVGHDHRIVLYDAQAAAVLSQIAPARLGAVLGDYLEAGALEAAHKKMIRTGKEVSARITGNDGRQTYGLRLKPLGDAPGYVVIFDSAEADIPPEAARPLVYDFGLLNPVSQRIENRPLSDLTFSVFDTETTGLLPHKDHVVQLGALRVLRGRIVDGEALDLLVDPGAPIPAASTRVHGITDAMVKGAPDIAEVSRTFHHFCSDAVIVAHNAPFDMAFLRREAKRLNLAWDHPVLDTVLLSAVLFGASVPHTLDALCDRLDITIPTALRHTALGDARATAEVLCRMLPMLEARGFSTLGEVIAQTRAHGRLLEDLNPVDK; via the coding sequence ATGTTGTCGCGGCTGAGCCTTCGCATCCGGATTTTCCTGTTCTTCTGCCTGATCGCAGCCGCCTGCATCGGCGGCGTCTGGGCAGCGCTGTGGATCGGCTACGGACGTGCGGGCAATCCTGCGCTGCTTGATGCCTTCGTCTTTGTCGGCGCGCTCAGCCTCTTCGCCATCCTCGGCGTTTGCGCCGGGATTTGGCTGTTGTTCGATGAGAACGTCGCCAAGCCGATCGAAAGGCTGGCTGCGGGTCTGCGCGCCCGTGCCCATGGCGGTGTGACATCCGACCTTGACCAGCAGGCCGCGCGCTATCTTGGCGATCTGGCTCCCGCCGCGTCGAGCCTTGTGGGCAAACTCGGGCAGGCAAATCTGAACTCCGCCGAGGCCATCGCCCGCGAAACGGCCCGGCTGGAGGCCGAGAAGGCGCGCCTGACGACCCTTTTGTCAGAGGTGCCCGTGGCCACGGTCATGGTCGGCCACGATCACCGGATTGTCCTTTACGACGCCCAGGCCGCAGCAGTCCTGTCGCAAATCGCGCCCGCGCGCCTTGGCGCCGTTCTTGGCGACTATCTCGAGGCCGGCGCGCTGGAGGCGGCCCATAAGAAAATGATCCGCACGGGCAAGGAAGTCAGCGCCCGCATCACCGGCAACGACGGGCGGCAAACATACGGGCTGCGGCTCAAACCGCTGGGCGATGCGCCCGGCTACGTGGTGATCTTTGACAGCGCCGAGGCAGACATCCCGCCCGAGGCGGCCCGCCCTTTGGTCTATGACTTTGGCCTGCTCAATCCCGTCTCCCAACGGATCGAGAACCGGCCCCTTTCCGATCTGACCTTTTCCGTCTTTGACACCGAAACCACCGGGCTTTTGCCGCACAAGGATCACGTGGTGCAACTGGGCGCACTGCGCGTTCTGCGCGGCCGGATCGTCGATGGAGAAGCCCTTGATCTTCTGGTCGACCCGGGCGCACCGATCCCGGCCGCCTCGACCAGGGTGCATGGGATCACCGACGCAATGGTCAAGGGCGCGCCAGACATTGCAGAGGTTTCCCGCACCTTCCACCACTTTTGCAGCGATGCCGTTATCGTCGCACATAACGCACCTTTCGACATGGCCTTCCTGCGCCGGGAGGCAAAGCGGCTGAATCTTGCCTGGGATCATCCGGTACTCGACACGGTCCTCTTGAGCGCGGTTCTGTTCGGCGCCTCGGTGCCGCACACGCTGGACGCGCTCTGTGATCGGCTCGACATCACCATCCCCACCGCCCTGCGCCACACCGCTCTTGGCGATGCCCGCGCCACGGCGGAGGTTTTGTGCCGGATGCTGCCCATGCTGGAGGCTCGCGGCTTTTCCACGCTGGGCGAAGTCATCGCGCAGACCCGCGCCCACGGTCGTCTTCTGGAAGATCTGAACCCAGTGGACAAATAA
- a CDS encoding DUF294 nucleotidyltransferase-like domain-containing protein translates to MPLSPDGLIQFLKTVHPYDSLNAARLTALAPKFEVIHAAAGDKIYALGAQMEGLYLVHHGEVEVFDENGMAVSILGPRNSFGERGLTRDGIAVTTARASAKSALLLLPRADFDALMQAEPKVARFFDRRRSDGPAQNSLATRRVADFMASPPVTCSSGLTCQGAAQLMRDHHISSVCITSGDALEGILTNRDLTEKVLAKGLPISTPVSQIMTRDPLTLPSSAIASDVLHAMMEHRIGHVPVVDAGRLAGIVTQTDLTRLQAMSSAEMIAEIARAPDASAMARVTARIPALLLQLVAAGNRHEVVTRLITDIADAATRRLLALAEERLGPPPVPYLWLACGSQGRQEQTGVSDQDNCLMIADEMQERDAAYFEALSRFVCDGLNTCGYVYCPGDMMASNPRWRQPVGIWRQYFEGWIKTPDPMAQMLASVMFDLRPIGGTASLFTGLQDEVLKAASANSIFVAHMISNSLKHTPPLGLLRGIATIRSGEHRNTLDLKHNGVVPVVDLGRIYALQAQLTPVNTRARLEAAAETSALSPSGARDLMDAYDLIAETRLKHQAGQIRKGEAPDNFLAPSDLSDFERSHLRDAFVVVKTMQSALGHGKGMMG, encoded by the coding sequence ATGCCCCTTTCCCCCGATGGTCTGATCCAGTTCCTGAAGACGGTGCACCCCTATGATAGCCTAAATGCGGCGCGCCTGACTGCGCTGGCGCCGAAGTTTGAGGTCATCCACGCCGCCGCTGGAGACAAGATCTACGCCTTGGGCGCCCAGATGGAGGGGCTTTACCTTGTGCATCACGGCGAGGTCGAAGTCTTTGACGAGAACGGAATGGCCGTTTCCATTCTGGGACCACGCAATTCCTTTGGCGAACGAGGTCTCACCCGTGATGGCATAGCTGTCACCACGGCGCGAGCCAGTGCAAAGAGCGCGCTTCTGCTGCTGCCGCGCGCCGATTTCGATGCCCTGATGCAAGCCGAACCCAAGGTGGCGCGCTTCTTTGACCGCCGCCGCTCGGACGGACCTGCGCAGAACAGCCTCGCCACCCGCCGCGTTGCGGATTTCATGGCTTCGCCCCCGGTCACCTGCTCCAGTGGCCTGACCTGCCAGGGCGCCGCGCAATTGATGCGAGATCATCACATTTCCTCGGTCTGCATCACCTCTGGCGATGCCCTCGAAGGCATCCTCACCAACCGCGATCTGACGGAGAAGGTGCTGGCCAAGGGGCTGCCGATTTCCACCCCCGTTTCGCAGATCATGACCCGCGATCCATTGACACTGCCCTCCTCCGCCATCGCATCGGATGTGCTCCATGCGATGATGGAGCACCGCATCGGCCATGTGCCGGTGGTGGATGCCGGACGTCTGGCGGGGATCGTGACCCAAACCGACCTCACGCGCCTTCAGGCCATGAGCTCGGCCGAGATGATCGCCGAAATCGCCCGCGCTCCCGATGCCAGTGCCATGGCCCGCGTCACCGCGCGCATTCCGGCCCTCCTGTTGCAGCTGGTGGCCGCTGGCAACCGGCATGAAGTAGTTACCCGCCTGATTACCGACATCGCCGATGCCGCCACCCGGCGTCTGCTGGCGCTGGCCGAGGAGCGACTTGGCCCGCCGCCCGTGCCTTATTTGTGGTTGGCCTGCGGATCACAGGGGCGGCAGGAACAGACAGGTGTGTCCGATCAGGACAACTGCCTGATGATCGCCGACGAGATGCAGGAGCGTGACGCCGCCTATTTCGAAGCCCTCTCCCGATTTGTTTGCGATGGGCTCAACACCTGCGGCTATGTCTATTGCCCCGGTGACATGATGGCGAGCAATCCGCGCTGGCGTCAGCCCGTGGGCATCTGGCGGCAGTATTTCGAGGGCTGGATCAAGACCCCCGATCCCATGGCGCAGATGCTGGCCTCGGTGATGTTCGATCTGCGCCCCATTGGCGGCACCGCGTCCCTGTTCACTGGCCTGCAGGACGAGGTGCTCAAGGCGGCAAGCGCCAATTCCATCTTTGTCGCGCATATGATTTCGAATTCGCTGAAACACACGCCACCGCTGGGGCTCTTGCGCGGGATCGCTACCATCCGTTCGGGGGAACATCGCAACACGCTGGATCTGAAACACAACGGCGTGGTGCCGGTGGTGGATCTGGGGCGGATCTATGCCCTGCAAGCGCAGCTTACTCCGGTCAACACGCGCGCGCGACTGGAGGCGGCGGCCGAGACATCCGCCCTCAGCCCCTCGGGTGCGCGGGATCTCATGGATGCCTATGACCTGATTGCCGAAACCCGGCTCAAGCATCAGGCTGGCCAGATCCGCAAGGGCGAGGCGCCCGACAACTTTCTGGCCCCATCGGATCTGTCGGACTTTGAGCGAAGTCATCTGCGCGACGCGTTTGTCGTGGTAAAGACAATGCAATCGGCGCTTGGCCATGGCAAAGGGATGATGGGCTGA
- a CDS encoding sodium:solute symporter family protein — MDQFTINLLFVGASFALYIGIAIWARAGSTSEFYAAGRGVHPVTNGMATAADWMSAASFISMAGLIAFTGYDNSSFLMGWTGGYVLLALLLAPYLRKFGKFTVSEFIGDRFYSPTARIVAVICLIVASTTYVIGQMTGVGVAFGRFLEVSNTAGLLIGACVVFAYAVFGGMKGVTYTQVAQYVVLIMAYTIPAIFISLQLTGNPIPALGLFGDHVASGEPLLAKLDAIVAELGFNEYTTHHADTLNMVLFTLSLMIGTAGLPHVIMRFFTVPKVSDARWSAGWALVFIALLYLTAPAVGAMARLNITDMMWPNGTNGEAVSVEQIENDARYDWMATWQKTGLLAWEDKNGDGKIQYYNDKNAEMQAKAAENGWQGNELTKFNRDILVLANPEIANLPGWVIGLVAAGGLAAALSTAAGLLLAISSAVSHDLIKGSINPKISEKGELLSARVAMAVAIAVATYLGLNPPGFAAQTVALAFGLAAASIFPALMMGIFTKVNNKGAVAGMIAGLVVTLIYIFLHKGWFFIPGTNSFTDADPLLGTIKSTSFGAIGAMVNFAVAYVVSKSSEPIPTEIEELVESVRIPRGAGAAQDH, encoded by the coding sequence ATGGATCAGTTTACCATAAACCTTCTCTTCGTGGGCGCCTCCTTTGCGCTCTATATCGGCATCGCCATCTGGGCGCGCGCCGGCTCCACTTCGGAATTCTACGCCGCGGGCCGGGGTGTTCACCCCGTCACCAACGGCATGGCAACGGCGGCGGACTGGATGTCTGCAGCCTCCTTCATCTCGATGGCGGGTCTCATCGCCTTTACCGGCTATGACAACTCGTCCTTCCTGATGGGCTGGACCGGCGGCTACGTGCTGCTGGCGCTGCTGCTGGCGCCCTACCTGCGCAAGTTCGGCAAGTTCACCGTATCGGAATTCATCGGTGATCGCTTCTATAGCCCCACTGCGCGTATCGTTGCGGTGATCTGCCTGATCGTGGCCTCCACCACTTACGTGATCGGCCAGATGACCGGTGTGGGCGTGGCCTTTGGCCGTTTCCTTGAGGTCTCCAACACCGCAGGCCTCTTGATCGGTGCCTGTGTGGTCTTTGCCTACGCCGTGTTCGGCGGCATGAAGGGCGTGACCTATACTCAGGTTGCGCAATACGTCGTGCTGATCATGGCCTATACCATTCCGGCCATCTTCATCTCGCTGCAGCTGACCGGAAACCCGATCCCGGCATTGGGTCTGTTTGGCGATCACGTTGCCTCGGGTGAGCCGCTCTTGGCAAAGCTTGACGCCATCGTGGCTGAACTCGGCTTCAACGAGTATACCACCCATCACGCCGACACGCTGAACATGGTTCTGTTCACCCTGTCGCTGATGATCGGTACCGCTGGCCTGCCCCATGTGATCATGCGTTTCTTCACCGTTCCCAAGGTGTCGGACGCACGCTGGTCCGCTGGCTGGGCGCTGGTCTTCATCGCGCTGCTGTACCTGACTGCCCCGGCAGTTGGCGCCATGGCCCGCCTCAACATCACCGACATGATGTGGCCCAATGGGACCAATGGCGAAGCGGTCTCGGTCGAGCAGATCGAAAACGACGCCCGCTATGACTGGATGGCCACCTGGCAGAAAACCGGTCTGCTGGCTTGGGAAGACAAGAACGGCGACGGCAAGATCCAGTACTACAACGACAAGAACGCGGAGATGCAGGCCAAGGCAGCTGAAAACGGCTGGCAGGGTAACGAGCTGACCAAGTTCAACCGCGACATTCTGGTTCTGGCCAACCCCGAAATCGCCAACCTGCCCGGCTGGGTGATCGGTCTGGTGGCTGCGGGCGGTCTGGCGGCGGCGCTGTCCACTGCGGCGGGTCTGTTGCTGGCGATCTCCTCGGCGGTGTCGCACGACCTGATCAAAGGCTCCATCAATCCGAAGATCTCGGAAAAAGGAGAGCTGCTGTCGGCCCGTGTTGCCATGGCGGTTGCCATCGCGGTTGCCACCTACCTGGGTCTCAATCCTCCGGGCTTTGCGGCGCAGACAGTGGCACTGGCCTTTGGCCTGGCGGCGGCCTCGATCTTCCCGGCGCTGATGATGGGCATCTTCACCAAGGTGAACAACAAGGGCGCGGTTGCAGGCATGATCGCAGGTCTGGTGGTGACGCTGATCTACATCTTCCTGCACAAGGGCTGGTTCTTCATCCCCGGTACCAACAGCTTCACGGATGCGGATCCGCTGCTGGGCACCATCAAGTCCACCTCCTTTGGTGCGATCGGCGCGATGGTGAACTTCGCGGTGGCCTATGTGGTCTCCAAATCCAGCGAGCCGATCCCGACTGAGATCGAAGAGCTGGTGGAAAGCGTCCGCATCCCGCGCGGTGCAGGGGCTGCACAGGATCACTGA
- a CDS encoding DUF4212 domain-containing protein yields MADQTTNAAKAAESDKGYWQANVRIILISLVIWAVVSFGFGILLRPMLSGISVGGSDLGFWFAQQGSILVFLGLIFFYAWRMNRLDREFGVEEE; encoded by the coding sequence ATGGCGGACCAAACAACAAATGCCGCAAAGGCTGCCGAGTCCGACAAGGGCTATTGGCAGGCCAATGTGCGCATCATTCTCATCAGCCTGGTGATCTGGGCTGTCGTTTCATTCGGATTTGGCATTCTGTTGCGCCCGATGCTCTCTGGCATCTCGGTGGGCGGCAGTGATCTGGGCTTTTGGTTTGCCCAGCAGGGATCGATCCTCGTCTTCCTGGGCCTGATCTTTTTCTACGCCTGGCGGATGAACCGCCTCGACCGTGAATTCGGCGTCGAGGAGGAATAG
- a CDS encoding adenylate kinase: MTTDVMTRPAVLILLGPPGAGKGTQARMLENSFGLVQLSTGDLLRAAVAAGTEAGKAAKSVMESGGLVSDEIVIAILRDRLAEPDCAKGVILDGFPRTAVQAEALDALLSETGQKINAAISLEVDDDAMVTRVAGRFTCAGCGEGYHDSFKQPQKAGVCDKCGGTEMKRRADDTAETVASRLAAYHEQTAPLIAYYGDKGVLQKIDAMGQIDEVAKSLAEIVKTAAA; encoded by the coding sequence ATGACCACGGATGTGATGACCCGCCCCGCCGTTCTGATCCTTCTCGGCCCTCCGGGCGCCGGGAAGGGCACCCAGGCCCGCATGCTGGAAAACAGCTTTGGCCTTGTGCAGCTTTCGACCGGCGACCTTCTGCGCGCCGCCGTGGCTGCAGGGACCGAGGCTGGCAAGGCCGCAAAATCGGTGATGGAATCCGGCGGCCTCGTGTCGGACGAGATCGTGATTGCCATCCTGCGCGACCGCTTGGCTGAACCCGACTGCGCCAAGGGCGTGATCCTTGACGGCTTCCCCCGTACCGCGGTTCAGGCCGAGGCGCTGGATGCGCTGCTGTCCGAAACCGGCCAGAAGATCAACGCCGCCATCAGCCTTGAAGTGGACGACGACGCCATGGTGACGCGCGTGGCCGGGCGTTTCACCTGCGCGGGCTGCGGCGAGGGCTATCACGACAGTTTCAAGCAACCGCAAAAGGCCGGTGTCTGCGACAAATGCGGCGGCACCGAGATGAAGCGCCGCGCCGATGACACTGCCGAAACCGTGGCCAGCCGTCTGGCCGCCTACCACGAACAGACCGCGCCTCTGATTGCCTACTACGGCGACAAGGGGGTGCTGCAAAAGATAGATGCCATGGGCCAGATCGATGAGGTCGCCAAAAGCCTGGCAGAAATAGTGAAAACCGCCGCGGCCTAG
- the acs gene encoding acetate--CoA ligase has protein sequence MTTQPEGKVYPPSEDVIARAHVDATKYEEMYAASIADPEAFWGEQGKRIDWIKPFTTVKDVNYNFGEVSINWYADGTLNVSANCIDRHLETRGDQTAIIWEPDDPNEAAQHITYKDLHRNTCRMANILESLGVRKGDRVVIYLPMIPEAAYAMLACARIGAIHSIVFAGFSPDALAARINGCDAKVIITADEAPRGGRKTPLKSNADAALLHCKDTVKCLVVKRTGGQTTWVDGRDYDYNEMALEADDYSKPAEMNAEDPLFILYTSGSTGQPKGVVHTTGGYLTYAAMTHEITFDYHDGDIYWCTADVGWVTGHSYIVYGPLANGATTLMFEGVPTYPDASRFWQVCEKHKVNQFYTAPTALRALMGQGNEWVEKCDLSSLRLLGTVGEPINPEAWNWYNDVVGKGKCPIVDTWWQTETGGHLMTPLPGAHALKPGAAMKPFFGVQPVVLDPQSGEEIEGNGVEGVLCIKDSWPGQMRTVWGDHERFEKTYFSDYKGYYFTGDGCRRDADGDYWITGRVDDVINVSGHRMGTAEVESALVAHAAVAEAAVVGYPHEIKGQGIYCYVTLMNDREPSDELLKELRTWVRTEIGPIASPDVIQWAPGLPKTRSGKIMRRILRKIAENDFGALGDTSTLADPSVVDDLIANRANKG, from the coding sequence ATGACCACACAGCCTGAAGGAAAAGTGTATCCGCCGTCTGAGGACGTCATAGCTCGCGCCCATGTGGACGCGACTAAGTACGAAGAGATGTACGCGGCATCAATTGCCGATCCCGAAGCCTTCTGGGGAGAACAGGGCAAGCGGATCGACTGGATCAAACCCTTCACGACGGTGAAGGACGTAAATTACAACTTTGGCGAGGTTTCGATCAACTGGTATGCGGACGGCACACTGAACGTCTCGGCCAATTGCATCGACCGTCATCTTGAGACGCGCGGCGATCAGACCGCAATCATCTGGGAACCAGATGATCCGAACGAAGCCGCCCAGCACATCACCTATAAGGATCTGCACCGCAACACCTGCCGGATGGCCAACATCCTGGAATCACTGGGTGTGCGCAAGGGCGACCGGGTTGTCATCTACCTGCCGATGATCCCAGAGGCCGCCTATGCCATGCTGGCCTGCGCCCGCATCGGCGCCATCCACTCCATCGTGTTTGCCGGCTTCAGCCCCGATGCTCTTGCGGCACGGATCAACGGCTGCGACGCAAAAGTCATCATCACAGCGGATGAAGCCCCCCGCGGCGGTCGCAAGACGCCGTTGAAATCGAATGCGGATGCAGCCCTGCTGCACTGCAAGGACACCGTGAAGTGCCTCGTCGTTAAACGCACCGGCGGTCAGACCACATGGGTCGACGGGCGCGATTACGACTATAATGAGATGGCGCTTGAGGCGGATGACTACTCCAAACCCGCCGAGATGAACGCCGAGGACCCGCTGTTCATCCTCTATACCTCCGGTTCCACCGGTCAGCCCAAGGGGGTTGTACACACCACCGGTGGCTACCTCACCTATGCGGCGATGACCCATGAGATCACCTTTGACTACCACGATGGTGATATCTACTGGTGCACCGCCGACGTGGGCTGGGTCACCGGCCACAGCTATATCGTCTACGGCCCGCTCGCCAATGGCGCCACCACGCTGATGTTCGAAGGCGTGCCCACCTACCCGGATGCCTCGCGGTTCTGGCAGGTCTGCGAAAAGCATAAAGTAAACCAGTTCTATACCGCCCCCACCGCCCTGCGCGCACTGATGGGTCAGGGTAATGAGTGGGTCGAGAAATGCGATCTGTCGAGCTTGCGCCTTCTGGGTACCGTGGGTGAGCCGATCAACCCCGAGGCCTGGAACTGGTACAACGATGTTGTCGGCAAGGGCAAATGCCCCATCGTCGACACCTGGTGGCAGACCGAAACCGGCGGCCACCTCATGACCCCCCTGCCCGGCGCTCATGCGCTAAAACCGGGCGCTGCGATGAAGCCCTTCTTTGGTGTGCAGCCCGTCGTTCTCGATCCGCAGTCCGGTGAAGAGATCGAAGGCAACGGTGTCGAGGGCGTTCTTTGCATCAAGGACAGCTGGCCCGGCCAGATGCGCACCGTCTGGGGCGATCACGAGCGGTTCGAGAAGACCTATTTCTCGGACTACAAAGGCTACTACTTCACCGGCGACGGCTGCCGCCGCGATGCAGACGGCGACTACTGGATCACCGGCCGCGTCGATGATGTGATCAACGTCTCCGGTCACCGCATGGGTACCGCCGAGGTGGAAAGCGCGCTGGTCGCCCATGCCGCCGTTGCCGAGGCCGCCGTGGTGGGCTACCCGCACGAGATCAAGGGCCAGGGCATCTACTGCTATGTCACCCTGATGAATGATCGCGAACCGTCGGACGAGCTGCTGAAGGAGCTGCGCACCTGGGTACGGACCGAAATCGGCCCGATCGCCAGCCCGGATGTGATCCAATGGGCCCCCGGCCTGCCCAAGACCCGTTCGGGCAAGATCATGCGCCGCATCCTGCGCAAGATCGCCGAGAACGACTTTGGCGCGCTTGGCGACACTTCCACCCTAGCTGATCCTTCGGTGGTGGATGATCTGATCGCAAACCGCGCGAACAAGGGGTGA
- a CDS encoding C4-dicarboxylate TRAP transporter substrate-binding protein, protein MNKLLTAAVAAAAGFAIVGEAAATEWNVSVWGKRRAFTEHVEKLAELVSEKTGGAFTMNVSYGGLSKPRENLDGISIGAFEMAQFCAGYHRDKNPSITVLELPFLGVQNLEEEVAVSHAVYAHPSAAKDLARWNAKLLMTSPMPQYNLVGTGDPRDQLAEFDGMRVRATGGLGKAFEAVGGVPTSVPATEAYNAMESGVVDTVAFAQHAHLSFGTINKADWWTANLNPGTVNCPVVVNTDAYEALSDSEREALDSSVDEAIAHYLENYGKLLTKWDSVLAEKGVEKVMISEEELAAFRAKAADPIREQWIKDMEAQGIPGQELYDLVMTTLENTRAGN, encoded by the coding sequence ATGAACAAACTTCTGACTGCCGCTGTGGCGGCTGCCGCTGGATTTGCAATCGTCGGAGAGGCTGCAGCCACCGAATGGAACGTGTCGGTCTGGGGCAAACGTCGCGCCTTTACCGAGCATGTTGAAAAGCTGGCCGAGCTGGTCAGCGAAAAGACCGGTGGCGCCTTCACCATGAACGTCAGCTACGGTGGGCTGTCCAAGCCGCGCGAGAACCTGGATGGTATCTCCATCGGCGCATTTGAGATGGCGCAGTTCTGCGCGGGCTACCACCGCGACAAGAACCCCTCCATCACTGTTCTGGAGCTGCCGTTCCTTGGCGTTCAGAATCTGGAAGAGGAAGTCGCTGTCAGCCATGCTGTCTATGCGCACCCTTCCGCGGCCAAGGACCTGGCGCGCTGGAACGCCAAGCTGCTGATGACCTCGCCCATGCCGCAGTATAACCTGGTCGGCACCGGCGATCCGCGTGATCAGTTGGCAGAGTTCGACGGCATGCGCGTTCGCGCAACCGGCGGTCTGGGCAAGGCCTTTGAGGCTGTCGGTGGGGTGCCGACCTCGGTGCCCGCAACCGAAGCCTACAACGCGATGGAGTCCGGCGTTGTTGACACCGTGGCCTTTGCTCAGCACGCACATCTCAGCTTTGGCACCATCAACAAGGCTGACTGGTGGACCGCGAACCTTAACCCCGGCACCGTGAACTGCCCGGTCGTGGTCAACACCGACGCCTATGAGGCGCTGAGCGACTCTGAGCGTGAAGCGCTTGACAGCTCAGTCGATGAGGCCATCGCGCATTACCTGGAAAACTATGGCAAGCTGCTGACCAAATGGGACAGCGTTCTGGCCGAAAAAGGCGTTGAAAAGGTGATGATCTCGGAAGAAGAACTGGCCGCATTCCGCGCGAAAGCTGCCGATCCGATCCGTGAGCAGTGGATCAAGGATATGGAAGCTCAGGGCATTCCCGGTCAGGAACTCTATGACCTGGTGATGACCACTCTGGAAAACACCCGCGCGGGCAACTAA
- a CDS encoding TRAP transporter small permease subunit encodes MAGSAAVIVDDSLVSRLDQKLLRLEQVLALVSGLAVFSLMVMAVVSVGGRSAFNAPLPGYVDWIEQAMPLIAFMGIAYVQRDGGHIRMDILIGSLRGRALWLFELFSVVLILALMLLLVWGSWSHFSRSFDFAAPLWSRDSSIDIGIPLWPAKLLAPIAFSVLCLRLVLQVWAYGRAFVLGLENPAAVPLIQDAAAQAAHEAEVLSGHDDDTASGASGRNAQE; translated from the coding sequence ATGGCGGGAAGCGCCGCGGTAATCGTAGATGACAGCCTGGTCAGTCGTCTTGACCAGAAGCTGTTGCGTTTGGAACAGGTCCTGGCTCTGGTCAGCGGCCTTGCAGTTTTTTCCCTGATGGTGATGGCGGTGGTGTCTGTTGGGGGGCGCTCTGCCTTCAATGCGCCTCTGCCGGGCTACGTGGACTGGATCGAACAGGCTATGCCGCTGATTGCCTTCATGGGCATTGCCTATGTGCAGCGCGATGGCGGGCATATCCGCATGGATATCCTGATCGGCTCGTTGCGGGGGAGGGCGCTCTGGCTGTTCGAGCTTTTCTCCGTTGTGCTGATCCTCGCTCTGATGCTGCTTCTGGTTTGGGGCAGCTGGTCGCATTTCTCGCGGTCTTTCGATTTCGCAGCCCCGCTGTGGAGCCGGGATAGCTCAATCGACATCGGCATCCCGCTTTGGCCGGCCAAATTGCTGGCGCCAATCGCCTTTTCCGTCTTGTGTCTGCGCCTTGTGCTACAGGTTTGGGCCTATGGTCGGGCCTTTGTGCTTGGCCTCGAAAACCCGGCCGCCGTACCGCTGATCCAGGATGCCGCGGCCCAGGCCGCCCATGAGGCGGAAGTTCTGAGCGGCCATGATGATGACACTGCCAGCGGCGCCTCGGGGCGCAACGCACAAGAATAG